Genomic window (Psilocybe cubensis strain MGC-MH-2018 chromosome 1, whole genome shotgun sequence):
GATCCGCCAAAACTCGGACGCCATTGCCAATAGTATTGTGTTAGAGCAAGGCAAAACCATAGCAGGTTCTCCAAGGCTAAGATAAATATCCTTCCTAATATTAACGGTCTATTTATAGATGCTCATGGGGATATCCTCCGCGGTTTGCAAGTCGTCGAAACAGCAGCGGGAATAACATCGACGCTCCTTGGTGATAAAATTGAAGGTTAATTTAACCAACAACGCTCCCGATATGGTTCTTTCTGAATAACAATGATAGTCAGCAAAGACATGGATACCGAGGTTAGGAGAGTGCCATTGGGTGTTTGTGCTAGCATTGCACCGTTTAATTTTCCTGCGTTAGTTGGATAATTGATCCTGATAGAACAATACTAATGCAAATTTTAAAGCATGATCCCTCTATGGACTATACCAATGGCTGCAGTTACCGGAAATACTCTCATCTTGAAACCTTCAGAACGTGATCCAGGTGCAGCTATGATGATCGCAGAACTTTGCCAACGTGCTGGTCGGTGAAGGTTTCTCTATATATATGTTTAAATATCTTACAATAAGTTCAGGTCTTCCTGATGGTGTCTTGAATGTTGTCCATGGCGGTGTACCTACCGTCAATTCTATATGTGACGATGCTGCTATCAAAGCGATCAGCTTTGTAGGAGGCGACCGCGCTGGAAAGCACATATACGAGAGGGGGACCCTGAACGGTAAACGAGTTCAGGTAAGGTGTTACTTGCAGATGTTTCTGGCATATTGCCAATTTGTTCATTAGGCCAACCTTGGAGCGAAAAACCATGCCATTCTTATGCCAGACGGTTCGTTCACCAAAGATCTTCTAAGCTAGATATTATTTTCTCATTTCCAATTCACAGCGAATAAGAATCTTGCAATTAACTCGATCGTGGGGGCAGCCTTTGGAGGTAGGAATCATTTTCTGTTTGTTTGTACCAAAGCTAATTCCCCAAAGCTGCTGGACAACGCTGTATGGCTATTTCTGTCGGTAAGGTTTAGCTATGGGTACCAGGGCTTATGATGTCTCACAAATTTTGTAGCGGTGATCGTAGgagactcttctgcttgGTTGCCTGGACTCGTGGAACGGGCCCAATTGCTCAAAGTAAATGGCGGTTTCGAACAGGGCGCTGATCTGTTAGTAGCTGCCATTATATGACAAAGGAAAAACATTAACACGATGGTATAGAGGACCTCTCATTTCCCCTGGAGCTAAGGCCAGGGTCACTGAGCTCATAACCTCAGCTGAAGCAGATGGCGGTAAGATCATTCTTGATGGTCGCAACTTCAAGGCTCCAGAATTGTACCCCTATGGAAATTTTGTGGGTCCAACAATTATTGTAGGCGACACATCGATGAAATGCTACCAGTGCGACAACTTTCTCTTCGCTCAATTTGGTTTTACTTATTTTGTAATTAGAACGGAAATCTTTGGCCCGGTCTTGGTAGTTCTGCAAGCCAATACCTTGGATGAAGCAATTGAAATTATCAACAACAACCGTTATGGAAACGGAGCAGCAATTTTCACGCAATCCGGAGCTACTGCAAGGCGTTTTGAGACTGAGGTCAACGTTGGGCAAATTGGGATTAACGTCCCAATTCCTGTCCCTCTGCCTATGTTTGCCTGGAGTGGTAATAAGGTTAGACATTTCTTTACTCTTTATATCTTACCTGTTCATTGTGCTTGGTTCAGGGAAGCTTCCTCGGTGACATAGGATTTTATGGTAAAAGGTAAATGATTACAAGCACATTTGATCTCCTGAAAAAGGTTTTCTAATTACACCATGCAACAGCGGTATCAACTTCTATACTCAAAATAAGGTTTGTGTCATAAATCTGTAAACTCCATCAAATTTTAATGATACCTCATAGACAACGACCAGTCTATGGAGAGCAGAAGATGCAGTCGGCAACCGCGCTTCTGTCAACATGCCAACTCATAGCTAAGGATTATATACCGTTCTATCTATGTATCTATTTGTTATCAGATGTCAGTTAACTCTC
Coding sequences:
- a CDS encoding putative methylmalonate-semialdehyde dehydrogenase [acylating], mitochondrial — protein: MAIRSIPLLRPLRAKSFHSSASFKALSAVALPKAEQISANWKGTNATGGSTKNFIGGEFVESKSSEWIDVHDPSTQTLLTRVPQTTESEFQAAVDAASQAFKTWSRTSVISRQRFVLELQHLIRQNSDAIANSIVLEQGKTIADAHGDILRGLQVVETAAGITSTLLGDKIEVSKDMDTEVRRVPLGVCASIAPFNFPAMIPLWTIPMAAVTGNTLILKPSERDPGAAMMIAELCQRAGLPDGVLNVVHGGVPTVNSICDDAAIKAISFVGGDRAGKHIYERGTLNGKRVQANLGAKNHAILMPDANKNLAINSIVGAAFGAAGQRCMAISVAVIVGDSSAWLPGLVERAQLLKVNGGFEQGADLGPLISPGAKARVTELITSAEADGGKIILDGRNFKAPELYPYGNFVGPTIIVGDTSMKCYQTEIFGPVLVVLQANTLDEAIEIINNNRYGNGAAIFTQSGATARRFETEVNVGQIGINVPIPVPLPMFAWSGNKGSFLGDIGFYGKSGINFYTQNKTTTSLWRAEDAVGNRASVNMPTHS